Below is a window of Nocardia asteroides DNA.
CGAAGCGGGGCCCGCGGCCCCCACCCTGTGCGGTACCTGGACGGTGCACGATCTGGCCGCCCACCTGGTGGTGCGCGAACGCAGGCCCGACGCCTCGCTCGGCATCCTGGTGAAGCCGCTGGCCGGGTACCTGGACGCGGCCCAGGACAAGATCGCCCAGCGACCCTTCGCCGAACTGGCCGAACTGGTCCGCACCGGCCCGCCGTGGTGGTCACCGCTCAAGCCGGTCGACGCCTACGCCAACCTGACCGAGATGTTCGTCCACCACGAGGACGTCCGCCGAGCCGAACCCGGTTGGACGCCACGGGAATTGGCGGCCGCCGACGAGAAGCGGCTGTGGTCGGCGCTGCGCATGGTGGCGCGCACGGCCTACCGCAAGTCGCCGGTCGCCGTGGTGCTCGCGACGCCGGACGGCGACCGGGTGACCGCGCACCGCGCCGAGGGCCCGGAGGTCGTACTCACCGGCAAGCCCTCGGAGCTGCTGCTGCACGCCTTCGGCCGCAACGAGGTCAGGATCGAGACGACCGGCGCCGAGGCCGACGTGCGGGCGGTGCTCGCCACCGACCGCAGCGTCTAGGCTGCGAACTCGCGGAAGTAGGAGAGCTTCTCCGTCGGCACGATCGAGGGCAGCAGGAAGTACCAGGCGCGTTCCATCCGGGACGCCATCTGCTCCATCGACTCGGTGCCGACGGCCACGATGTGCACGCCCGCCGTGAGCTCGTGCAGCAGCAGGCCGACCACCTCGGGGTCCAGGTCGGCGTGCAGATCGCCCTGCGCGATGGCCCGCTCGGCCAGCACCCGGTACGTCTCGCTCCAGACCTTGGCGATGTTGTCGCCCTGGGCGCCGCGATAGTCACCGATCTGGTGGGTGAGCTTGAGCATCGCCCCCACCATCGGATCGTTCATCGACAGGTCGGCCACCACGTAGGTGATGCCGATGCACGCCTCCAGCGCGGGGACCCGGGAATCGAAGAATCCCTGGCACGAGCCGACCAGGCGTTCGTTGCCCTGATCGACCACCGCCCTGGCCAGCTCCTCCTTGGAGCCGAAGTGAAAGTACAAGGCGCCCTTGGTCACATTGGACTGCGCGATGATTTCGCTGAGGCTCGCGTTGGCGTAGCCCAAACGGAGAAAGACATCGGCAGCGCCAGCAAGGACGGAGTCGCGGGTGATCTCCGCGCGCGCTTGCCTAGCCATCAGATCCGCCTGTCATCCAATAATCCAGCCATCCTGAAGTAGACCGACATCCCGAAGTTTGATCGACTTACCGCCCGGCAGCACCCAAAAGGATGGGTGAACCGTACCACCAGACTTTCCGGTGGCAGCCGAATCCTGGATTCGCTGCGGCGAAGGGCGCTATCGCCCGGTTACCCGGCCGTTCCGTGGGTCCGCCCGGTATTCCATTCGGAGCTGAGCCCCGGTTCGGCTTCCAAGTGGCTCAATCCGTTCCAGCACAGGTTGACCAGATGCGCCGCGACCACTTCCTTCGGCGGGGTGCGCTCGTCGAGCCACCAGGTGGCCGCGGTGGAGACCATGCCGACGAGCGCCTGCGCGTAGAGCGGGGCCAGGCTCGGATCCAGATCGCGGCGCGCGAAATCACCGGCGAGCAGATGCGCGACCTGGTTGACGGCCTCGTTGAGCAGGCTCGAGTAGCGCCCGTCGGCGTTCAC
It encodes the following:
- a CDS encoding TIGR03085 family metal-binding protein, giving the protein MSLAQRERHALVATMIEAGPAAPTLCGTWTVHDLAAHLVVRERRPDASLGILVKPLAGYLDAAQDKIAQRPFAELAELVRTGPPWWSPLKPVDAYANLTEMFVHHEDVRRAEPGWTPRELAAADEKRLWSALRMVARTAYRKSPVAVVLATPDGDRVTAHRAEGPEVVLTGKPSELLLHAFGRNEVRIETTGAEADVRAVLATDRSV
- a CDS encoding TetR/AcrR family transcriptional regulator produces the protein MARQARAEITRDSVLAGAADVFLRLGYANASLSEIIAQSNVTKGALYFHFGSKEELARAVVDQGNERLVGSCQGFFDSRVPALEACIGITYVVADLSMNDPMVGAMLKLTHQIGDYRGAQGDNIAKVWSETYRVLAERAIAQGDLHADLDPEVVGLLLHELTAGVHIVAVGTESMEQMASRMERAWYFLLPSIVPTEKLSYFREFAA